Proteins from a single region of Diorhabda sublineata isolate icDioSubl1.1 chromosome 2, icDioSubl1.1, whole genome shotgun sequence:
- the LOC130453099 gene encoding uncharacterized protein LOC130453099, with amino-acid sequence MILGDFNGRIGNEVISGIKNRFNEETLNSNGEQLIQFCAHNELRINNTFYPHKQQHKYTFENTRGHKSIIDYIITNRNIHPSKILDVRTLTSVNTGTNHHIVLALMRNSLQRKIQNKPKVTEKLNIESLSDDTTKYLYQQRLRKAINENKILKDDTVELAWKRLSTNIRTAAEEALGKRKVNLNGKPNTKPWFTHEIKSLAKEKRKAYLLYRIQTITYADYKVVRNRTNMEIQTIKRQFWEKYSSDMENDLYGGQKKIWNMIRNIKRPINEYIHTKTIT; translated from the coding sequence ATGATACTGGGAGATTTTAATGGAAGGATTGGTAACGAGGTTATTAGTGGAATTAAGAATCGGTTTAACGAAGAAACACTCAACAGCAATGGAGAACAACTCATACAATTCTGTGCACATAATGAACTACGCATTAACAACACGTTTTATCCCCATAAACAACAGCACAAGTATACGTTCGAGAACACAAGAGGACATAAATCGATTATAGACTACATtattacaaacagaaatattcatccctcaaaaatattagatgtcAGAACATTAACCTCAGTAAACACAGGGACTAACCACCATATAGTGCTAGCCCTAATGCGGAACTCCTTACAAAGGAAAATCCAGAACAAACCGAAAGTGACAGAAAAGCTGAACATAGAAAGCCTTAGCGATGATACCACAAAATACCTCTACCAGCAAAGACTAAGGAaggcaataaatgaaaacaagatcTTGAAAGATGATACCGTAGAACTAGCATGGAAAAGATTAAGTACTAATATAAGGACAGCTGCAGAAGAGGCATTAGGCAAACGAAAGGTGAACCTAAACGGAAAGCCCAACACGAAACCATGGTTCACACACGAAATCAAATCACTTGCgaaagaaaaaaggaaagcaTATCTTCTATATAGAATTCAAACAATTACATATGCTGATTACAAAGTCGTGAGGAATAggacaaatatggaaatacaaacGATTAAGAGACAATTCTGGGAGAAATACTCATCAGACATGGAAAACGACTTATATGGGGGACAAAAAAAGATCTGGAATATGATAAGGAACATCAAAAGACCAATCAATGAATACATCCACACGAAAACAATAACGTAA